The Candidatus Synechococcus calcipolaris G9 nucleotide sequence GTCCTTTTTTTTTCTATGGTTTGGCTCGGTTTACCGCGAGTGGTGGATTGATCTCCCGCCGTATTCTCAGCACACTGGAACAAAATGAGGAAACGGAAGAGACGGCCCGCACCTACATTTTTCCCCGCACCCTGACGTTTCTCTGGAGTAACCTTTGGGCAGGGAGTATTTTAATCCTGGTCTATGCCCTACTAGGACTGTTCCTCTATGTGATGTATTTAGGGCTTTGGCCCATTGTCCAAAGTCTAGAATTTTTGGATTTGAGTGAGGGCGTAAGTGCCGTTCTGATCACGGCCTTTATTTTATTTATTATTATTCTTTTGGTGGGATGCTTATTTGTCATCTCCTACATTTCGGCCCGTCTAGCCTTGGCGGATGCCATCCTGGCGATCGAACCCGAATGTAGTGCCCTGCAAGCGATTCAACGCAGTTGGCAATTAACCCAGGGCCAAGCCTGGCATACCCTAACGGTGTTTTTCATTGCCTCTATTTTGGTCGTGCCGGCCAATATTGTCGCCGGTATTGTCAATAGCCTGGTGATCATTCCCGTGGCGGGATTCTTTGTGGGCGTGTTGCTCTTTCCCCTGTGGCAAGGGATTAAAACAGTTATGTATGTGGATCTAAGGGTTCGTAACGAAGGGGCAGGATTTGCCGTTCGCCGCTCCATTGCACCACCCATGCGGTGGCTACGGCGGGTCTGTTTGCAAACCCCAGAAAGTATTGAGCTGGATTTTGCCTTGGCGGGAATTGGTAGCCGTGTATTGGCTTGGTTGTTGGATCAACTAATTCTTTATGTCACCCTTTTTCTTGTCTCATTTTTAGTCATTTATTTGTACTTGTTTGGTCTGTTGCCCTTTTTAACCGAGGCGTTTTCAATCTCAGACGATACCCTCAATCTTTGGGCTCTAAGTTTTTATTTACTGGGGATGTTTTTTATCTATAACGGCTACTACATTTATTTTGAAACCCTCTGGCAAGGTCAAACCCCTGGCAAACGGTTTGCGGAAATTCGTGTAGTTCAAGATAATGGTCGCCCCATTGGTTTACGGGAAGCGACCCTGCGGAGTTTACTTCAGTCCGTTGATTTTACTTTCTTTGGCATAGGAGCCTTCTTAATTGCGTTAACTAAATCAGAAAAGCGATTGGGAGATATGGCCGCAGGAACCCTAGTGATTCAAGATGAGCAGGCCACCCGCCAGGCTCCACAACAGCAGGCCGTTAGTCCAGAGGCAAAGGAATTGGCCCAATGGCTTGGCGATCGCCCTGGGGTGGATCGGGTGACCGGGGAGCAGTACCTAATGGTGCGAAATTTCCTCAGTGGTCGTCAACGCCTAAGTCCATCGGGTCGCTATCGCTCTGCCCAGGAGTTACGGGAACAGTTAGAGCCAATGATTTTTGGGGATACGCCCCACCCCAGCATAGCCCCTCGCCTTGAAGCCGTCGCCCCGGAGGTTTTTATTGAAGCAATTTATCTGGCCTACCGGGTTCTGCACCAAACCCCCTCTGGAACATCTCCCCAGGATTCTCGTCCCCCATCCTAGTTCCTAGCCCGGCTATTGCATATATATAACTCCCTATCTACAACCGTCCAACTATTGCCCATGATGCCTGTGAGGATTTGTTATGCGTCACTTGTTTTCAGCTTTAATCGGTTTAACCGTGGCAACGGGGGCGATCGCTCCCCTAGGTTGGGCCCAACTAACCCCTCCAGCGGAATCCGAAACCCAGCCAAGTCGTTATCAATTAATAGGAGTCACCTTTGAAACACCCCTCACCTTTTCGCCACCGAGGGGAACGGGCAGTGGGGTTGCGGTGGTGTATCCCCCTATGGCGGCCCCTGGAGACCATGAGTTAATGGTGAGTTTACTGGAGATAGATATGCCCAGTGGTATTTTAGGGGAACTCACGAATACCGAACTTAGCAGCTTTCTGCGCTATACGGGTTTAGGGGGCGCCCCAGCCCGTCGCCCTAGCATGATTGAGCGGCGCATCTTCGGCCGACGAATTCAGGGGGAGGTTTTCTTTAAGGAGGGTGAGCGGCCCATATACCAAGAGCTATACTTGGTGCGCCTATCGACGGGGAAACGAATGGCGATTTCTCTAGAGGCAGAAGAACGGGCCCCCCTGGCCTTGGTGGAAGAGGTCTTTAGCCATGTGGCCAATAGTTTCATGGAATTGCCCCCCCGTTCCCGGGAATGGCGACGCAGTTTTGAGTGGCACAAGCATAATTCTGCCCAGCGGTAACGTTAACCTGTTTTCAGTTATTTTTATTATTCCAAAAGAGCCTGCTTAAAGGCCGCATTGTCCGGTAGCATTATCTGCCAGTTGTCTAGGGTATCCAATTCCACGGTGGGGTTGATAAACTCGCCATCTAAAATATGCCCCCCAGTGCGGCGATCGCTGGTAATAAAGTGAAAGTGGTAGCCAGGGACGTTGATATTACTCAGGTATGGGGGCAGACGAAATCCCACTAGGGTTCCCGTCACATTTCGCTCCTCAAAAATGCGCTGTTCATTTCTGACCACATCTAAGAGGGGCGGGTAGGGGGGTGTTTGCTTGGGCACACTTCGGAACTTGAGATAGGGGAATGTACCATGAATGCGCAGGGCATAGGGCCAATTTAAGCTGGGTAAGGACTCATCAATTCGTTGCTCCAATTCCTGATAGGAGAGGTTGCCCCCTAGGGGAAGCGATCGCTGCCTATGGAAAAAAGAGACCACGGAAAAGGGCGTTTCTGTGTCATCTTCAACCCGATGAACCCCGCCATCAACATCAATTTTGTAGACCGTCCCATCCAGGATCACCATTTCCCCGTCTAAACCCTCAAAGGTTCCCAAACCAAAATCACCATGCTCCTTTAGCTCGGCCATGGTTGTGGCCCCCTCATAGATGCCAATATTTAGGGCCCCCAATGTTGACACCTGAAAGCCAAGGGTAGATGGGGCGTTTTGGGAATAGGCCGGCCACCCATGGGTCGAGAGTCCATTAATGGCAAACGTCGTTAGGAGGAGCAGAATGGGCCACCATAGCCACCGTTTTAGTTTCATTAGATACAGAGGCCTCCTTTTTCTAATCCTTTTTCTTCAATCTCTTTTCTTCAACCCTTGGGTATTAATTCCAGCCTAAAAAGACCATCAGCTTTTCAACAAAATTAGTGTAGACCATGCCACTGCGAAATTCAGCGGTATCCATTACCTTTTGATGAAAGGGAATCGTCGTGGGTAAACCGGTAATGGCACACTCCCGCAGGGCCCGCTTCATGCGAAGCAAGGCACCGTCGCGATCGGGTGCCCAAACAATTAATTTACCAATCAAGGAATCGTAATAGGGTGGAATTTCATAATCCGTATAGGCATGGGAATCCATCCGCACACCTGGCCCCCCAGGGGGTAAGTAGCCACTGATCCGGCCGGGATGGGGGCGAAAATTGCGCTCGGGATCCTCCGCATTGATGCGGCATTCAATGGCATGGCCCTTCAAAACCACATCATCTTGCTTTAACCCTAGCCGTTCCCCTTGGGCCACCCGAATTTGCTCGGCAATCAGATCAATCCCCGTAATCATTTCCGTTACTGGATGCTCCACCTGGATGCGGGTATTCATTTCCATAAAATAGAAATTATCTGAACTATCTAGCAAGAACTCAATGGTGCCGGCCCCAACATAGTTAATCGCCTTCGCCACCGCCACTGCGGCCGTCCCCATTTTTTTCCGTAACCGTGGCGTTAGGGCTGGACTGGGGGCTTCTTCAAGTAGTTTTTGATGACGGCGTTGGACAGAGCAATCTCGCTCCCCAAGGTGAATCACGTTGCCATGGCTATCGGCCAAAATCTGAAACTCAATGTGCCGTGGATTCTCAATAAATCGCTCCAGGTACACCCCCCCATTGCCAAAGGCTGCTTCCGCTTCCCCTTGGGCCGCAGATAGGGCCCGACCCAATTCTTCCGGTTGTCGCACCAGGCGCATTCCCCGGCCGCCACCCCCGGCCGTCGCCTTAATCATCAGGGGATAGCCCACTTTTTCAGCAATGGTTCGGGCCTCTTCCTCATCACTGACTAGGCCATCACTGCCGGGAATGGTGGGCACACCCACCCGTTGCATGGTTGCCTTTGCCGTGGACTTATCCCCCATAGACTGCATTGCCGCTGGGGTAGGGCCAATGAAGGTAATTTTATGATCGGCGCAGATCTCGGCAAAGCGGGAGTTTTCGGCTAAAAAACCGTAACCGGGGTGAATGGCTGTGGCATTTCGGGTTAGGGCCGCCGCAATAATATTGGGAATATTTAGGTAACTGCGGCTACTAGGGGCATCACCAATACAAACCGCTTCATCCGCTAATTGAACATGAAGAGCATGGCGATCAACGGTGGAATGGACAGCAACCGTGGCAATTCCCATCTCTTCACAGGTACGGAGAATTCGTAAGGCAATTTCCCCCCGATTGGCGATGAGAATTTTTGCAAAAGCCATGGCGTCCTCAAGGATCTATAGGCGATCCCTAATGCTATCACAGAGACTACCGACGTTCTAGAGCAAACTGGATCAGTTGATGGACAAGCTCAGGAAAGGGGACACCACTGTTGCCCCAGAGTTGGGGGTACATGCTCAGGGCCGTAAACCCTGGTAGGGTATTGACTTCGTTAATTAAAACCTCGCCGGTCGATTCAAGGTAAAAGAAATCCATTCGTGCTAGACCCGCCCCATCGATCGCCTGGAAGGCTTGTATGGCCATGGTTTGAATTTGACTCACCACTTGGCTGGGTAAATCTGCGGGAATAATCAGATTGGCTCGGCCGTCGGTATACTTGGTGTCGTAGTCATAAAATTCGCCACTGTAGGTAATTTCGCCAACCACAGAGGCACGGGGCTGATCATTGCCGAGAACGGCACATTCCACTTCCCTGGCAACCACACCGGCCTCGACAATAATGCGGCGATCGTAGCTGGCAGCACTGTCTAGGGCTGTGGTGAGTTGTTGACGGGTTTTTACCTTGGATATCCCCACGGAGGAGCCTAAATTAGCCGGTTTGACAAAGCAAGGGTAGCCCAGTTCCGTTTCAATGCGATCGCACAGGTGGGTATAGCGGCAGGGGTCAGACCAAATCTCATTGCGATTAATGGCAATGTACTTCACCTGGGGTAATCCCACTGCGGCAAAGAGGGCCTTCATCAGAATCTTATCCATGCCTAGGGCGGAGGCAGCCACCCCTGAACCCACGTAGGACTGCTGCATTAGCTCTAAAAGTCCCTGCACCGTCCCATCTTCACCATTGGGGCCATGCAAAATCGGAAACCAGACATCAATCTCGGCGATCGCGACAGGAAGTTGCCAAAGGGTGGTGGCTTTTGAGTCTGGTTCGTCCCGGAGGGGTTGACCACTGGCTAAGACCTGGGCGGCAATGTCTCCATCGCTCCACTGGCCATTTTTCTGGATGTATACCGGTACTAATTCATAGATTTGATCATTGGGAGGAGCCGCAATGCCCTGGGCGATCGCTCCTGCTGAAATGATTGAAACTTCGTGCTCCCCTGACCGTCCACCAAAAAGTAAACCAACCCGTAACCGACTCATGTCTGGATAAGACTCCTAATTAGGTTTGTCATATTTTTGTTTAATCTCTACGATTTTTTGTTTAATCTCTACGATGCACTCCAGACCTGCATGAGCCAAGCCAAGAATTTGCTATTTCATTTTAAGGTATGGACGATGACATCCAACAAACTTTGTTTTTTCAGCCTTTATTTTCTTGACACCCCTAACTCTCTTCTTTCTCCCAGATGTGATTACCCTTAGGGGCTGTCTAGGGGGCTGTGAGTAGGAGTAATTGATCCTCCGGTAGGTGTTCTCGGTAGCAATGATCTTGGGTCAAAATACCTAACAGGCGCAAACCCCAATCGGGGGTGACATGGAGATCGGCCCAAGGGATGGCCAGTTCTAAGCATTTATCAAAACAGAATTGAATTCCCTGCTGCCGATCTTCCCATTGATAGTTGGCGATCGCCTGGGAGAGGGACACTTGCTGTTGCAGAAAATTCACCTTGAGGTGATGGTGGTAGAGATAATTCAAGGGAGCCTGATCCGGCAATTCTGCTAGGGGAATGGGACTGTTGTAGAGAACTTGCTCTGGGTAGTACCAGAAAAAGTGTAGGCCTGACATCCGCTTTACTGCATCGAGGTCAGTCCCTTGAAAATCTAGGCGAAGATAGAAATTTAGGTGATCCACCCCATACCAGAGGCGTTGGGCCAGGCTTTGGCGATGCATGGTTCCCCGGGCACCCCCCACGGTAATCCGACCGGCAAAGTTCCAGTCCTGTTCATCCCCCTTACCGTCAATGATTGGGTGAATATAGCCTTGGGGGGGGTGAGTTTCCTTGACTTCGTGGGATTCGAGGGGTTTTTCCAGATCGTCGGGAATGGGTTCATTAAGGGCTTGGTAGAGGGCGGCTAAATGCTCCCGAAAGAGTTGATCAAACATCGCATCTTGGTTGGAGGAATGGCCTTCCCCAAACCACCAGAACCAATCTGACCCTTCCGCAGCTAATAAGGCTTGCCAAGCGGCGGGATTTGCTTTTTCCGTGGCCTCAGGATGCCGCGCCAAGGTTTGGCGGGCCGCATTCAGGTAGTCCCAGGCTTTATTTTTGACGGGATCCCCAATCCAAGTGGTAAAACTACCATCAATCCAGGAACCACTATGGAGGCGATCGCTGGGCAATTGCTCTCGTACTTCAAATCGTTGCAAGTATTCTGATACGGTGACTAGTTCAAATTCTGGGCGATCGCTGAGGCGTTGATAGAGCGATTCTAAGAAGGGTAAACCATCCTGCTGATAAAATTCCCAGCAATTTTCCCCATCCAGGGCGATCGTCACCAGCCAGGGTTTCTCTAGGGCGGTTCCCCCATCCTCCTGTTGGGAGAGTAATTTGATTTTAATGCCCTCTAAATGACCAATTAAATCCTGGGCGGCTACATCTGGAGCCATGGAACTATAGGTAAAACCAATCAAATCTGAGAGGCGATGATCCCGAAAGACAATGGCCATATCCCCCTCATTGGTTTTTAAGCCGTAGGGCTGATACAGGTGTTGGGGGTCTTGAACCGTGCCCCGCTCATCCCGATGGAAGAAGGTTTGGGTCGTCCATCCTAAAACGGCCTCATCGGAGCAAAGCCATTCAAAGCCATGGTGGGCAACCTTGGGCAAAATTCCGGGGCTGACGGATTGCTCAGAGGGCCATAACCCCCGAGGTTTCCGCCCAAAGGTTTGCTGGTACAGATGGAGCGATCTCCGCAAGTGGCGATCGATGTCGTCCGGGTACTGAAAACGATCTGCCGGTAAGGTCATCTGGGGAACCGCAACTCGTCCGGCATCCGTATCCGCCAACAGGGGTAAGATCGGATGGGTGTAGGGAGTCGTGATCACTTCAATCTGGCCATTGTCTTGCATCTGCCGATGCTGGGGCAAAATTTGGCTGAGAATGTGGCGTTGTTTGGCAATGATTCGCTGACGATCGCTGAGACTAAAGTTTTTCCCCTGGTCAAACCATTGGGCAATTTCATCTTCCTGCCAAAAGAAAGGATCAATCCAAGCCAGATTATGCCAAGCCAACAGATCCCCATAATCGGCCAGAGTCCAGTTTTGCCAACACCAGGTTGCCCCTTTATCCTGCCGCTGTTGGTAAAGTTCATTGTAGCGGGGATGGGGATCAATCATTGTCCGATGGTTGGCATCAAAAAAATGCTCAATAATAAACCAACGCTGTTGATCTGTTAATTGCTCGACCGGGGTCAGGGCTGCGGTGAGGTAGGGATCCAGGGCCACGCCATTAACATAATCTTGAATCTGTAGGATTAATGACGGGACTAGATTAACCGTCTGGTGCAGTCTTGGGTACTTTGCCAAAACCATGATCAGATCCAAGTAATCCTTGGTGCCATGGAGTCTCACCCACGGCAAAAGGTATTGGCCACTACGGCAGCTTTTATAGAGGGGTTGGTGTTGATGCCAGATAAACGCAACATGGAGGGGATAGGCCACAAATCAAAATCCTGAATACATCTCTCCAGTATCCCAAGGAATAGAGGAGTCGGGCCCAACTATGAAGTTTGATAAAAAAAGCTCCCTAGGAAGGAAGCTTAAAGGAAACGATAAGCAGTCGTTGACTTGGTGTTCCAATGGGTCATCGCTGATGTTGTAGAGCTTTTGTAGCACCAGCATTTTGAACACCAGAATCACATCCATAGGCTTGCAACCTGCCTTACTTTTGTACGATTTTTCGTGGATATGGGACAAGATGGGGCGAAATGTCTCCCATGGAACGAGGGCATTCAAGCGGTTCAAGGTGTCCTGCTTCCCTGCCAGTTTCTCAAGGCGTTCGTCTAGGTCCCAAAAGCCTTGTTGTCCTATCGTTCACGTTAAACCATGCTACCTTCTCTAACATGATCTCATGGCCACAACGCTGTTGCCAACTTTTCGAGGTGCCCTCAAAGTAATTTAGGAACGTCAACCCATTCAATGTTTTTCTTTAATTCATTACAATGCTTCCATGATAAATATCTATCATGTTGCAATCGTCCAACAACAATTCCCGGAGAAATTCCTAGATCTGATGAAAAGTTAATGATTGATTCCGTCTGAAGATTACCAAAACTGATAAATCGGGAATAGTGAGCATATGGAATAAGAAAGTTGGCAGCAAAACTATCAGCTTCCCTTTCTAACGGATCATCGTGAGCTTCATCGCTCTCAACAAATATAGTTGTTTTCTTTTCCTGTAAGACGTGCTTGCATTCATGAAAAAAAGTAAACCAGAAATGATCGTCAGATTTGTGACGAAGACTCATTTGAATAATAGGTCTTTTAGAGCTTAACCAACGGGTTACGCCTGAAGCTCTAATACCTGGGAGAGGAGGAACAAAAATAACAGTAACACCAACCTCAGCACATAAAGTAATAACCTGAGGAATGAATTCAGTTGGAGATAGTCTAGTTAAGTTACGAATATTCTGTAATATGAACTTAAAAGCCTTAGAATCATAAGACTTAATATACCGATCCTGAGCCTCAATTTCCCCTCTTTGTAGCCAAGAGTAAGTAGCTTCGTGATTAACTTTAAAAGCGTTAGATTTACGATAAGAAATAGATAACTTACTCCAATAAGCTTCAAATTGCTCAGGAGTACTGATTCTAAAAAAATTTAATATAATTCGGATACGTTCGACTTTGTCAGGTACATAATTAACCCAACCAAGTTTACACATCTCTCGGTAGGGAAAACGATCAACCCAATCGCTCCATTCACGTAAACGTTTTTCTTCCTCCTGTCGTGCCAAAAAATCACGATATAGCTGTTCACGATTATTCCAAAAACTAGCAGGAACACCAAGAACACGCTCAAACTGCAAAGCAGTATCTACCGTAATTACCGCTTTACCATGAATAATTTCATTGATGGTTTTCTTTGGCCGTCCTGTCCGAATTGATAACTCTGCTTGGCTCATGCCCAATTCCTCAAGCAGTTCGTTCAGTGTTTCACCAGGGGGCGACACATAATTTGGTAAATATTGATTAGGAACTGCACTATTCATGAGTATCCACCACCCCTAAAATTCGTACTGCGGTTATTGTTTTCCAATCCAACCCACCGTCAGGCTTTACTGGAACTGGATCGTTTTCAGGCTGGAAAATTAACCGATATGGATGATCTAAATCCAAAGATAACTGTCCAGCTCGATCATGCTGCAACTCATGGCAACGACCAGGAAGACTACGCATATCCTCAAGAGTATTAGCCGCACGAAGGTCATCCAATCTCTGCCGAATACGCTTGGCACGACGTGTGCCATATTCTTTTTCCAGCTGTCTTTGATTGTTGTAAAGCTTTTCTAACTTCTTTTCAAAGACTATATCCATGATAACTTATATAGAGAAATGATTCACCCTTAAGGTTAACATATTTTTAAGTAATGAAAGTATTTAAAAGCTATCTGGCTACTGGCGATCAATCTTGCCTGCATCTTGACTGAAAAATAGGGAGTAAATAACCGTTATCAGTCGTCACTAGCCTTAATAGCAAAAAATAAATAGCCCTAAACCCAACACATAGCAACGGTTTCAGGGTTCTTTTTCTTGAAAACTAACGCGCCCTGGAGGACTTGAACCCCCGACATCCGGTTTTGGAGACCGACGTTCTACCAACTGAACTAAGGACGCACCTCTGAGGAGTTTTTTAGAGGGGGCGATCGAACCTGGGTTTGATGCGAGCAGCCTTACCAATCAGATTACGAAGGTAGTATAGCTTAGCTCGACGTACCTTACCCCGTTGAATAATTTTAATCGTATCAATACGGGGAGAGTGGAGTAAAAACACCCGCTCAACGCCCACCCCTTGGAATATTTTCCGCACCGTGATGGTTTTATTGATACCGCTGCGGCGCATGGCAATCACATCCCCCTCGTAGGGCTGGACGCGCTCCTTGCCACCTTCTCTGATTTTGACACCCACCCGGACGCGATCGCCCACATAAATCACCGGCAAGTTATCTTTAAGTTGCTCAGACTCAATGGAGCGAATGATTTCCTGGGCGTTCATGAAAATGTTCCTAACTCGCGATCTCTCAGTATAGTTGAACGCTTACAAGAATGTCTAGATCACGATTTATATTTTATGACATCTAAATTTTTACAAATTTTCCGTAGAAAAGAGTCGGCTAAAAATTGGGGAAATGGCCGGATCCTGTACTCCCTAGAGAGTTAACCTATCCGGCCACAGTGTAGGGTCACGCCAGGAATTACGTTAAGGATTGCTCTGTTTCGGCAATACTCAAGAGCGTTTTGAGAACGGAATCTGGATTTAGGCTAATGGAATCAATTCCCTGCTCGACGAGAAAGCGAGCAAACTCTGGATAGTCACTGGGGGCTTGACCACAGATGCCAATTTTGCGGCCCTGAGCTTTAGCGGTTTGAATGGCTTGGGCGACCATCCGCTTGACCCCTTCATTGCGTTCATCAAAGAGATGGGCCACCAAAGCCGAGTCCCGATCTAAGCCCAGGGTTAACTGGGTCAAGTCATTGGAGCCAATGGAAAAGCCATCAAATACCTGGGCAAACTCATCCGCCAGCACAACGTTACTGGGC carries:
- a CDS encoding RDD family protein codes for the protein MIWRKPRGRPPQSLSSGNIVTIALELYRSQGNRHFLLSLFAHAWFFLISLGVMVGLLIFLFVSAIAAGVSQSPVGFIIIFGLGLLVACPFFFYGLARFTASGGLISRRILSTLEQNEETEETARTYIFPRTLTFLWSNLWAGSILILVYALLGLFLYVMYLGLWPIVQSLEFLDLSEGVSAVLITAFILFIIILLVGCLFVISYISARLALADAILAIEPECSALQAIQRSWQLTQGQAWHTLTVFFIASILVVPANIVAGIVNSLVIIPVAGFFVGVLLFPLWQGIKTVMYVDLRVRNEGAGFAVRRSIAPPMRWLRRVCLQTPESIELDFALAGIGSRVLAWLLDQLILYVTLFLVSFLVIYLYLFGLLPFLTEAFSISDDTLNLWALSFYLLGMFFIYNGYYIYFETLWQGQTPGKRFAEIRVVQDNGRPIGLREATLRSLLQSVDFTFFGIGAFLIALTKSEKRLGDMAAGTLVIQDEQATRQAPQQQAVSPEAKELAQWLGDRPGVDRVTGEQYLMVRNFLSGRQRLSPSGRYRSAQELREQLEPMIFGDTPHPSIAPRLEAVAPEVFIEAIYLAYRVLHQTPSGTSPQDSRPPS
- the budA gene encoding acetolactate decarboxylase, whose protein sequence is MKLKRWLWWPILLLLTTFAINGLSTHGWPAYSQNAPSTLGFQVSTLGALNIGIYEGATTMAELKEHGDFGLGTFEGLDGEMVILDGTVYKIDVDGGVHRVEDDTETPFSVVSFFHRQRSLPLGGNLSYQELEQRIDESLPSLNWPYALRIHGTFPYLKFRSVPKQTPPYPPLLDVVRNEQRIFEERNVTGTLVGFRLPPYLSNINVPGYHFHFITSDRRTGGHILDGEFINPTVELDTLDNWQIMLPDNAAFKQALLE
- the accC gene encoding acetyl-CoA carboxylase biotin carboxylase subunit gives rise to the protein MAFAKILIANRGEIALRILRTCEEMGIATVAVHSTVDRHALHVQLADEAVCIGDAPSSRSYLNIPNIIAAALTRNATAIHPGYGFLAENSRFAEICADHKITFIGPTPAAMQSMGDKSTAKATMQRVGVPTIPGSDGLVSDEEEARTIAEKVGYPLMIKATAGGGGRGMRLVRQPEELGRALSAAQGEAEAAFGNGGVYLERFIENPRHIEFQILADSHGNVIHLGERDCSVQRRHQKLLEEAPSPALTPRLRKKMGTAAVAVAKAINYVGAGTIEFLLDSSDNFYFMEMNTRIQVEHPVTEMITGIDLIAEQIRVAQGERLGLKQDDVVLKGHAIECRINAEDPERNFRPHPGRISGYLPPGGPGVRMDSHAYTDYEIPPYYDSLIGKLIVWAPDRDGALLRMKRALRECAITGLPTTIPFHQKVMDTAEFRSGMVYTNFVEKLMVFLGWN
- a CDS encoding D-alanine--D-alanine ligase family protein — encoded protein: MSRLRVGLLFGGRSGEHEVSIISAGAIAQGIAAPPNDQIYELVPVYIQKNGQWSDGDIAAQVLASGQPLRDEPDSKATTLWQLPVAIAEIDVWFPILHGPNGEDGTVQGLLELMQQSYVGSGVAASALGMDKILMKALFAAVGLPQVKYIAINRNEIWSDPCRYTHLCDRIETELGYPCFVKPANLGSSVGISKVKTRQQLTTALDSAASYDRRIIVEAGVVAREVECAVLGNDQPRASVVGEITYSGEFYDYDTKYTDGRANLIIPADLPSQVVSQIQTMAIQAFQAIDGAGLARMDFFYLESTGEVLINEVNTLPGFTALSMYPQLWGNSGVPFPELVHQLIQFALERR
- a CDS encoding glycoside hydrolase translates to MAYPLHVAFIWHQHQPLYKSCRSGQYLLPWVRLHGTKDYLDLIMVLAKYPRLHQTVNLVPSLILQIQDYVNGVALDPYLTAALTPVEQLTDQQRWFIIEHFFDANHRTMIDPHPRYNELYQQRQDKGATWCWQNWTLADYGDLLAWHNLAWIDPFFWQEDEIAQWFDQGKNFSLSDRQRIIAKQRHILSQILPQHRQMQDNGQIEVITTPYTHPILPLLADTDAGRVAVPQMTLPADRFQYPDDIDRHLRRSLHLYQQTFGRKPRGLWPSEQSVSPGILPKVAHHGFEWLCSDEAVLGWTTQTFFHRDERGTVQDPQHLYQPYGLKTNEGDMAIVFRDHRLSDLIGFTYSSMAPDVAAQDLIGHLEGIKIKLLSQQEDGGTALEKPWLVTIALDGENCWEFYQQDGLPFLESLYQRLSDRPEFELVTVSEYLQRFEVREQLPSDRLHSGSWIDGSFTTWIGDPVKNKAWDYLNAARQTLARHPEATEKANPAAWQALLAAEGSDWFWWFGEGHSSNQDAMFDQLFREHLAALYQALNEPIPDDLEKPLESHEVKETHPPQGYIHPIIDGKGDEQDWNFAGRITVGGARGTMHRQSLAQRLWYGVDHLNFYLRLDFQGTDLDAVKRMSGLHFFWYYPEQVLYNSPIPLAELPDQAPLNYLYHHHLKVNFLQQQVSLSQAIANYQWEDRQQGIQFCFDKCLELAIPWADLHVTPDWGLRLLGILTQDHCYREHLPEDQLLLLTAP
- a CDS encoding transposase, whose protein sequence is MDVILVFKMLVLQKLYNISDDPLEHQVNDCLSFPLSFLPRELFLSNFIVGPDSSIPWDTGEMYSGF
- a CDS encoding ImmA/IrrE family metallo-endopeptidase gives rise to the protein MNSAVPNQYLPNYVSPPGETLNELLEELGMSQAELSIRTGRPKKTINEIIHGKAVITVDTALQFERVLGVPASFWNNREQLYRDFLARQEEEKRLREWSDWVDRFPYREMCKLGWVNYVPDKVERIRIILNFFRISTPEQFEAYWSKLSISYRKSNAFKVNHEATYSWLQRGEIEAQDRYIKSYDSKAFKFILQNIRNLTRLSPTEFIPQVITLCAEVGVTVIFVPPLPGIRASGVTRWLSSKRPIIQMSLRHKSDDHFWFTFFHECKHVLQEKKTTIFVESDEAHDDPLEREADSFAANFLIPYAHYSRFISFGNLQTESIINFSSDLGISPGIVVGRLQHDRYLSWKHCNELKKNIEWVDVPKLL
- a CDS encoding type II toxin-antitoxin system RelE/ParE family toxin; the encoded protein is MDIVFEKKLEKLYNNQRQLEKEYGTRRAKRIRQRLDDLRAANTLEDMRSLPGRCHELQHDRAGQLSLDLDHPYRLIFQPENDPVPVKPDGGLDWKTITAVRILGVVDTHE
- the rplS gene encoding 50S ribosomal protein L19, whose amino-acid sequence is MNAQEIIRSIESEQLKDNLPVIYVGDRVRVGVKIREGGKERVQPYEGDVIAMRRSGINKTITVRKIFQGVGVERVFLLHSPRIDTIKIIQRGKVRRAKLYYLRNLIGKAARIKPRFDRPL